The genome window CAGCAGCCGGGTTCGGGTGCGGGCTTTGGGGCGGTGGTTGGGTGTGGATATAGACATACGCCTCTTTGTAGGCCGGAATTTTGGCCTGGCTCGAGCGCAGCCTGGGGTCAATCAGGACATTGCCCTCGGGCCAGTGCACCTGGAGGCTGCCGGGCCGTACCTCGGCCGCGAAGACCCGGCCCGCCAGGGTGCCAAAAGGGTTGTGCAACCAGACCGGCTGGCCGGGCTTCAACCCCAGCCTTTCCAGGTCGCTCGGGTTCATCAGGACGGCCTCGCGGGGGGCGCCGTTGATGGGGTCGGTGGCCTCGTGCACCATGCTGTTGAACTGCTTGCCGCGCCGGGTAACCAGGCGAAAAGCGCCCTCGGGCACAGCGCTTTGGGGTAGGGCCACCGGCAGAAAGCGGGCCCGCCCGCTGGGGGTGGGGCAGACCCCGCCGGGGCAGAGGTGGGGCCCCCCGTACTGGAAGGCGTCGCCCCGGGCCTTTAGGTGCTGGATGCCGTCGTAGAGGGGGACGACCCGGGCAATCTCGGCCCGCACCGCGGCGGTATCGGCAAAGCGCACCTTTTCGGCCAGCTCGGGCCTGCACATGCGGGCCACCACCTCCTGAAAGACCTCCCCCTCCCAGCGGGCCTCGGGCAGGCGGGGGCCGGGGATCTCGGGGCTGAAGACCACCCGGCGTTCGGTGGTGGTTTCACTGCAGCCGCCCGGAATCTCGTAGCGGGTGGTGGCGGGGAGCAGAATCACCTCCTCGGCGGGCTCGACCAGCATCTGCGACGACAGCACGATGTCCTGGTGCACCCGCAGCGGCACCTGGGCCAGGTGGGCCTCGGCCTGGGCCGGGCTGGGCAGGGTCTCGAGGAAGTTGCCCCCCACGCTCCACAGCACCTCGAGGCCCCCCTCGAGCATCTCCGTCACGGTCAGGCCCGGCTGGCTGGGCACCGCAAAGCCCCAGGCTTTTTCCAGGGCCGCGGCGGTTTCGGCATTAATCGGCAGGCCGCCCGGAAACACCGTGGCGTAGGCCCCCATCTCGGCCCCGCCCTGCACGCCCGAATGCCCGCGGATGGGCATCAGGCCGCAACCTTCGCGCCCCAGGTAGCCCCGCGCCAGGCCCAGGTTGATGATGCTCTGCACGCTCTCCTCGCCCGAGCGGTGCTGGGTGATGCCCATGCTCCAGACCAGCACGGCCCGGTCGGCCTTGGCAAGCAGCAGGGCGAACTCGAGCATCTCGGCTTTGGAGAGCCCGCTCAGGCTCTCGAGCGCCTCCCAGGGGGTTTGTTTGACCTGATCGGCCAGCGCCTCAAAGCCCTCGGTGTGCTCGGCGATAAAGGCCTGGTTCAGCCAGCCCTGCTCTATCAGGTGCTTGAGGGTTCCGGTGATAAAGGCGCTGTCGCCCCCCGGCTGTACCTGGAAGAAGCGGTCGGTGATCTTGGTGCCAAAGAGCGCACTCTCGGGGTCGGAGGGAACCCAGTAGTGCCGCATGGCCGGTTCCAGGTAGGGGTTGACACAGACCACCTGGGTTCCGGCTTTTTTGGCGTAGTACAGGTACTTCATCATCACCGGCTGATTAACTGCCGGGTTGGAGCCGAAAAACACCACCAGGTCGGTGCCGATCAGGTCGCGGTAGCTGCAGGTGGTGGCGGCCACCCCCAGCGCGGCCTTGAGGGCCACGGTGCTGGGGCTGTGGCAGATGCGGGCCGCGTTGTCAATGTTGTTGCTGCCCAGGGCCCGCACCGCTTTCTGCACCACGTAGTAGGTCTCGTTGGGGGTGCCCCGGCTGGTGAGGTAAAAGCCCATCTTTTCGGGAGGGGTTTTGCAGAGCCTCCAGGCGATGCGGTCGAGGGCCTCGTCCCAGCTGATCCGGGTGAACCCCGCTTCCCCCCGGCGGCGGCGCATGGGGTAGGGGAGGCGGCCCAGCGCCCGCAGCTCGGCAGAGCTTCTGGACTTGAGGTCTTCCACATTCCGCAAAACTTCCGCCTTCAGGGGCCCCATGGTGTTGAGCCGCAGCAGGCGCAGCCGGATGTTGCAGAGGTGGATGCCCTCAATCGTCCAGTCCCTCAGGCCGCGGGTGCCCAGGGCGCAGCCGTCGCAGACCCCATCGCGCAGGATGCGCCAGGCGTACTCGAGGTTGTCGGCGTTCTCGCCGATGGCCCGGAAGACCTCGAGGAAGTTGTTGGGCTTTTGCAACCCCAGCCCAAACGGCCGCAGGCTCACCCAGGTTTCGGGGCTCCACCCTTTTTTCACAGGCTTGAGTGCCACTTCCTGCCTCCGCTGAACGCCCCTATTCTAACGGCCAGATTGGGGTGTGGGTGTGTCCTCAAACTCAAGCCAGTGGCCCTGCCAGTCGAAATACTCCAGCGCCCCCAGCCGCTTTTTGTAGTCGTACTCGGAAGGTTCCGGGTAGGCGTAGCCGGGGTAGTAGTAGGCCTTGCCCCAGGCCCTCGAGAGCAGAATCGAGTGCAGGATCATCAGGATGCCCAGGCTGCGTTTGGAGAGGTCGGGGTCGAAGCACTGGTAGACGCTCGAGGTGGCCTGCGCCCCCTCGTCCAGGTAGCTGATGCCCACCAGGCGGCCCTGGTGATGCAGGGTCAGGCTGTGGCAGCGGCAGGGGATATGGGCCGGATGCCGCGAGATGAAGTTGTAAATGCTTTTGGGGATGCTGTGGGAAAAGCGGGTTTTGTGCCGGGCAAAAAGCGCCTCCACCTGGGCGTTCACAAAGGCCGGCTGTAGCTTTACCTGGATGTCCTGGTTCTTCTTGAGCACCCGCTGCTGGCTTCGACGCAGGACAAACCCGGCCAGCCGCACCCGCAGGGGCAGCACGGTGTGGCTTCTGGTTTGACTGTAACGAAAAAAGTACTCCCCGAAGTGGCGCCAGCCCTCGGCCCAGAGCCGATCCATGGTCTTGGGCTCGACCTCAGCGGCCAGAAAATACTCATTCAGGTAGGGCACCATCGCTGGATGAGCCTACCATCTCAGGTGCTTTCCGTTGGAGCGATGGCCCTACACCGACTGGAGGTGGGCATGAAACAGCGGGTTGAAGATGTGGGGCTTTTCCATGTGGGGTGAGTGGCCGGTGTCAGGGATCACCTCTTCGCGGAAGGAGCCGCCGTTGGCCCGGTACTGCTCGAGCACATAACGGGTCTGCCCCACCATCGGCTGCGGGGGGTGCACCTCGTCGCCCGGCCAGCCGGGCACCACCCCCAGCTTGCCCAGGGTGCCCATGTTGAAGAGGCTCATATCCCCCACAATCGGGTCGTCGGAACCGCGCACCCAGAGGATGGGGGGCTTGGAGGGGGCCGAGAGCATTCTTTGTACGCTATCCCCCACGTACTTGGGCGAGATGGCGTTGGCCGGCCCCCACTTTCCAGGGGCGACCCCCGGCCAGTGGGGCGAAGGCTCGGCGTCGCCCGGATACTTGTCGGGCCCAATTTTCTCGGATAGAACGCCCGAGAGCAGGGCTTCTTCGCGGGGATGCCGGAAGGGTGGCTTCCAGTAGAAGCTGTTCATAACGTTGCGGGGGGCGGCCTGAAACTCGCTGCCCCGGTAGCCCTCGGCGATGAGCCGGGCGAACTCGGGGTTGACGATGCCGGCCCCCGAGCCGGCAAAATCCGGGGCGCAGGGGGTTCCCAGAATGTCTTTGGTGCCGCCAAAGCCAAAAGGGGAGCCCGGCGCGATGACGGTGGCGGTGTGGATGCGCTCGGGGGCCGCCGCCAGCATGGCCCAGACCACACTGCCGCCCAGCGAGTGTCCGGCCGCGTGAAAGCGGGCATAACCCAGCAAGTCCATCAGGCCCAGGAGGTCGTCTACCCAGTCCATGCAGCCGCGGGTGGCGTCAACCAGCTTGTCTTCGGTGTCGCCATAGCCGCGCAGGTCGGGCGCGATGGCGCGAAAGCCATCCGGCAGGGCCAGCATGGTTTCTTCCCAGAAGGTGTTGCTGCTGGCGTTGCCATGAATCAGGAGCACCGGCACCCCGTCGGAAGGGCCCCGTAGCAGTACGTGCGTCTTGAGACGAGGGGTTTCGACCATGGTGGAAACTAGGCCTGGCAGGGGAGGAATAGAACCCATAGTGCTCTCCTTCAGATCAGGTTTAGATATGCCGTCATGTTATCTGGTAGTTGTTACAAACCTGTTACTCGAGCTACCAGCACAACAATCGGATTTCTCGAAAACAGGTATTCTTGAGCGTATGTGGGACTTGATAATTATCGGTGCGGGGCCGGTGGGTCTGGCCGCTGCCATCGAGGCCAAGCGGGCGGGGCTACGGGCGGTGGTGCTGGAAAAAGGCACCATCGTGCACACCCTGTACCGCTGGCCCAAAGAGACGGTCTTCTTCAGCGAGGCTAAAAACATCGAAATCGGGGGGCACCCCTTTCCTTCGCTCTCGGCCAAGCCTACCCGTCGGGAGGCCTTGCAGTATTACCGCCGGGTGGCCGAAAACGAAGAGCTGGACATCCGCACCTATACCGAGGTAACCGACCTATACCCTGAGCCGGGACATTTCAGGGTGAGCTACCGCGACCGCGATGGGGAAGGTGGGCTGAAGAGCCGCTTTGTGCTGGTGGCGACGGGCTACTACGACAACCCCAACCGCCTGGGGGTGCCGGGGGAGGATCTACCCCACGTGCGCTATGGCCTCGACGAAACCCTGCCCTACTGGAACCAGCGGGTGGTGGTGGTAGGGGGTTCTAACAGCGCGGTGGAGGCAGCCCTCGAGCTCTACCGCGCCGGGGCCAGGGTCACAGTGGTTCACCACGGGCCCGAGATTCGGCCCAGGGTCAAGTACTGGCTCAAACCCGACTTCGAGAACCGGGTTAAGGAAGGCTCCATAAATCTGCTGCTCAATGCCAGGGTGCGGGCGATTGCTCCGCGGGAAGTGCTGGTAGAGACCTCGAGCGAGCAAGGCTTCCGGAGCATCCCCTGTGATTTTGTGCTCATCCACATCGGCTATAGAGCCGTGGATGGGCTATTGCGCCGGGCCGGGGTGGCCTACCAGGGCGACGCGCCGGTGCTCAGCGAGGCTTACGAGACCAGCCTCGAGGGCCTCTTTGTGGCCGGAAGCGCGGGGTATGGCACCGATACCCGCACGGTGTTTATCGAGAACGGTCGGGAACATGCGAGAAGAGCTGTGCAGGAAATGGTCGCGCGCATGCAGAGAGCGAGCGGCGTAATTGTGTGAGCCTTGACACGGTATACCAAACACCCGTAAACTCTTTCACAAGATGCTTCTGCCGAGCAGCCTAATCCTAGTGGTAGTAGGCCTAATTATCGGGCCTGCGGGGGATTTGGTGTAGCGAAGAGCCTAGAAGCGCATCCTAAAGCCCCCCGAAGCCTCGGGGGGCGGTTCTTTGAGGAGAGAGGTATGAACGGAGCCGCCGCCATTCTGAAAGCCCTGGAGATGCAGGGAGTGGATACCATTTTTGGGCATCCGGGGGGCACCATTATGCCCACCTACGACGCCCTCTACGACTCGCCCATCCGGCACATCCTGGTGCGCCACGAACAGGCCGGGGTACATGCTGCAACGGCCTATGCGCGGGCCTCGGGCCGGGTGGGGGTGTGTATGGCCACCTCGGGGCCGGGGGCCCTGAACCTGGTCACAGGTTTACAGGATGCCCTGATGGACTCCACGCCGGTGGTGGCCCTGACCGGCAACGTGCCCCAGCACCTGATTGGCACCGATGCCTTTCAGGAAGCCGATGTGGTGGGTATCACCCAGCCGGTCACCAAGCACAACTTCCAGGTGCGCAACGTCAACGACATTCCGCGGGTAATTGCCGAGGCTTTCTACATCGCCTCTACCGGGCGGCCTGGCCCGGTCTTGATCGATTTTCCTAAGGATGTACAGCAAGCCGAGTTTACCGGTAGCTTCGACGTGGAGATTGACCTGCCGGGCTATAAGCCCACCTACAAGGGCCACCCCCGGCAGATCGAGCGGGCCCTCGAGGCCCTGCAAAAAGCCGAAAAACCCGTGCTGATGGTGGGGGGCGGGGCGCTGAATGCGGCACCGGAAATCGTGGCCCTGGCCGAGAAAACCGGAATTCCGGTGATCCCAACCCTGATGGGGCTGGGGGTGTTTCCCGGAACCCATCCGCAATGCCTGGGGATGCCGGGGATGCACGGCTCGGTCGCGGCCAACCGGGCCATCCACCACGCCGATACCATTCTGGCCATTGGGCTGCGCTTCGACGATCGGGTGACCGGCAAGGTCTCGCGCTTTGCCCCCCACGCCCATACCATCATCCACGTAGACATTGACCCCGCCGAGATCGGCAAGCTGGTCAAGACCACCATTCCGGTGGTAGGGGATGCCAAATGGGTGGCGGCAGAGCTGGTCAAGGGGGCTCAAAAGCTGAACCTGAGCAAGTGGTGGGCGCAGCTCGAGGACTGGAAGACCAAACACCCCTTTGCCTGGAAGCCCAAGCCCCACCTGCAAAGCCAGGAGGTGATCCAGGCCTTTTGGGAGGCCACCCAGGGCAAAGCGGTAGTGACCTCGGGCGTGGGCCAGCACCAGATGTTTGCCGCGCAGTTTTATAAGTTCGATGCTCCGCGTTCCTGGATCAACTCGGGAGGCCTGGGCACCATGGGGGTGGGCCTGCCCTTTGCCATTGGGGCAGCGCTGGCCCGACCGGGCGAGCTGGTGATCGACTTCGACGGCGACGGCAGCTTCCAGATGACCCTGCAGGAGCTGGCTACCCTCAAGAAACACAACCTGAACGTCAAAATTGTGATTCTGAACAACGGCTTTTTGGGGATGGTGCGGCAGTGGCAGGATCTGTTCCACGCCAAGCGCTACAGCGAGGTCTACCTGGCCGACTCCAACCCCGACTTCGCCAAGCTGGCCGAGGCCTACGGCATCCGGGGTATCACCCTGACCGACAAGGCCAAGCTGCACGAGACTGTTAAGGAGGTTCTGGCCCACCCCGGCCCGGTGCTCTTGGAGGCGCGGGTCTACCACGAGGAAGGGGTTTTCCCCATGATTCCCTCGGGCGGTGCGGCAGAGGACATGATTATCGAGAACCCGCGGGAGACCGTGGCGGGCGACTAAGCCCTGAATGGAGACTGTTCATGAGGCACTTGGTTTCGGTACTGGTACAGGACAACCCCGGCGTTTTGCAACGCATCGCGGGCTTGATTGCCCGTCGGGGCTTCAACATCGAGTCGCTGGCGGTGGGGCGCACCCATCAGCCCGGCCTTTCGCGCATCTCGCTGGTGGTTTCGGGCGACGATGCGGTCTTGGAGCAGGTGGAGAAGCAGCTCAACCGACTGATTGAAGTTATTAAGGTAACCGACCACTCCGAGCCCCACGTGGAGCGCGAGCTGGCGCTGGTCAAGGTGAGCATCGCCGGCATGGAGGAGCGCCTCGAGGTCAAGGACATCGCCGAGGCCTTCCGGGCCCGCATCGTGGATGTGGCCAAAAAGTCCATCATCTTCGAGCTCACCGGCGACTCCACCAAGGTCAACAACTTTGTGGAAGCCATGCGGCCCTATGGGCTGCTCGAGGTCATGCGCACCGGCGCGGTGGGGATGTCCCGCGGCGAGCAGGTACTCAAGGTACGCGAGAAGAAGGCGGTCTAGGATGGGCTAAGGCCCATCTTTTGTTTTTGTGAAGACGTCGGAGGGTTGGCCCTTCGACCTTCGATGAGGAGAAAAGAATGAAGATTTACTACGACCAGGACGCAGACATCGGCTTTATCAAGGACAAGACTGTGGCCATTCTGGGCTTTGGCTCGCAGGGCCATGCCCACGCCCTGAACCTGCGGGACTCCGGCATCAAGGTGGTGGTGGGGCTGCGCCCCGGTAGCCGCAACGAGGAGAAAGCCCGCAAGGCGGGGCTCGAGGTACTTCCGGTTGGGGAAGCGGTGCGCAAGGCCGATGTGGTGATGATCCTGCTCCCCGACGAGACCCAGGGGGCCGTCTACAGGGCCGAGGTGGAGCCCAACCTGAAGGAAGGGGCTGCCATTGCCTTTGCCCACGGCTTCAACATCCACTTTGGACAGATCAAGCCGCGCCGCGACCTGGACGTCTGGATGGTGGCCCCCAAAGGCCCCGGCCACCTGGTGCGCTCGGAGTACGAGAAAGGCTCGGGCGTGCCCTCGCTGGTGGCGGTTTATCAGGATGCTTCCGGCTCGGCTTTCCCCACGGCGCTGGCCTACGCCAAGGCCAATGGCGGCACCCGCGCCGGCACCATCGCCACCACCTTCAAAGACGAGACCGAGACCGACCTGTTCGGCGAGCAGACCGTGCTGTGCGGGGGCCTGACCCAGCTCATCGCGGCCGGTTTCGAGACCTTGGTGGAGGCCGGCTATCCCCCCGAGATGGCCTACTTCGAGTGCCTGCACGAGGTGAAGCTGATCGTGGATCTGATCTACGAGTCGGGCTTCGCCGGGATGCGCTACTCCATCTCCAACACCGCCGAGTACGGCGACTACACCCGCGGCCCCATGGTCATCAACCGCGAGGAGACCAAGGCCCGTATGCGCGAGGTGCTGCGCCAGATTCAGCAGGGCGAGTTTGCCCGCGAGTGGATGCTGGAAAACGTGGTGGGCCAGCCCACCCTGAACGCCAACCGCAATTACTGGAAAGACCACCCCATCGAGCAGGTAGGCCCCAAGCTGCGGGCCATGATGCCTTTCCTTAAGTCCAGGTTCTCGAAGGAAGAGGTCGGTAGCTGACCGAGGTTAGCAGAACGGAGGTTGTATGCGGCACATCCGAATTTTCGATACCACCCTGCGGGACGGCGAGCAGAGCCCTGGTGTAGCCCTTTCACTACAGCAAAAGCTGGAAATTGCCCACGGCCTGGCCTGGCTCAACGTGGACATCATCGAGGCGGGTTTCCCGGTGAATGGGGCCAGCGAGTTCGAGTGTGTCTCGCGCATCGCCGCCGAGGTCAAGGGGCCGGTGATCTGCGGGCTGGCCCGCACCCACAAGCTCGACATCGAGCGAGCCGCGGCGGCCCTCGAGAAGGCCGAGAAAAAGCGCATCCACGTGTTTACCAGCGCTTCCAAGGTGCACCTGGAGTACATGCTGCGCAAGACCCCGGAGGAGATCCTGGAAATTTCCGACGCCATGGTGCGCTATGCCCGGCAGTTCACCGACGACGTGGAGTTTAGCGCCCAGGACGTGATGCGGGCCGACTTCGACTTCGTCATGAAGCTCTACGAGACCGCCATCAACGCCGGGGCCACTACCATCAACATCCCCGATACCACCGGCTACGGCACCCCACAGGAGTACGGGGCCCTTATCAAGCGCATCTACGACGAGGTGGTGCGGGGGCGGGACGTGCACATCTCGGCCCACTGCCACGACGACCTGGGCATGGCCACCGCCAACAGCCTGGCCGCGGTGGAGAACGGGGCCACCCAGATCGAGTGCACCATCAACGGCATCGGGGAGCGGGCGGGCAACACCGCTCTGGAAGAGGTGGTGATGGCTTTGTACGTGCGCCGCGACCACTACAAGGCCCATACCCGCATCAACACCCGTGAGCTGTACCGCATGAGCCGGATGGTGGAGCGCTACACCGGCATGGTGGTGCAGCCCAACAAGGCCATTGTGGGCGACAACGCCTTCGCCCACGAGTCGGGCATCCACCAGGACGGGGTCATCAAGAACAAAGAGACCTACGAGATTATGAACGCCGAGCTGGTGGGCCGCCAGGCCGCGGTGCTGGTGCTGGGCAAGCACTCCGGGCGGGCCGCGGTCAAGAAAGCCCTGGCCGACCTGGGTTACAAGCTGGACGACACCCAGATTGGCACGATTTTTGCCCGCTTCCGGGAGATCGTGGAGCGCAAA of Meiothermus sp. contains these proteins:
- a CDS encoding YpdA family putative bacillithiol disulfide reductase; this translates as MWDLIIIGAGPVGLAAAIEAKRAGLRAVVLEKGTIVHTLYRWPKETVFFSEAKNIEIGGHPFPSLSAKPTRREALQYYRRVAENEELDIRTYTEVTDLYPEPGHFRVSYRDRDGEGGLKSRFVLVATGYYDNPNRLGVPGEDLPHVRYGLDETLPYWNQRVVVVGGSNSAVEAALELYRAGARVTVVHHGPEIRPRVKYWLKPDFENRVKEGSINLLLNARVRAIAPREVLVETSSEQGFRSIPCDFVLIHIGYRAVDGLLRRAGVAYQGDAPVLSEAYETSLEGLFVAGSAGYGTDTRTVFIENGREHARRAVQEMVARMQRASGVIV
- the ilvN gene encoding acetolactate synthase small subunit, whose product is MRHLVSVLVQDNPGVLQRIAGLIARRGFNIESLAVGRTHQPGLSRISLVVSGDDAVLEQVEKQLNRLIEVIKVTDHSEPHVERELALVKVSIAGMEERLEVKDIAEAFRARIVDVAKKSIIFELTGDSTKVNNFVEAMRPYGLLEVMRTGAVGMSRGEQVLKVREKKAV
- the ilvB gene encoding biosynthetic-type acetolactate synthase large subunit, with product MNGAAAILKALEMQGVDTIFGHPGGTIMPTYDALYDSPIRHILVRHEQAGVHAATAYARASGRVGVCMATSGPGALNLVTGLQDALMDSTPVVALTGNVPQHLIGTDAFQEADVVGITQPVTKHNFQVRNVNDIPRVIAEAFYIASTGRPGPVLIDFPKDVQQAEFTGSFDVEIDLPGYKPTYKGHPRQIERALEALQKAEKPVLMVGGGALNAAPEIVALAEKTGIPVIPTLMGLGVFPGTHPQCLGMPGMHGSVAANRAIHHADTILAIGLRFDDRVTGKVSRFAPHAHTIIHVDIDPAEIGKLVKTTIPVVGDAKWVAAELVKGAQKLNLSKWWAQLEDWKTKHPFAWKPKPHLQSQEVIQAFWEATQGKAVVTSGVGQHQMFAAQFYKFDAPRSWINSGGLGTMGVGLPFAIGAALARPGELVIDFDGDGSFQMTLQELATLKKHNLNVKIVILNNGFLGMVRQWQDLFHAKRYSEVYLADSNPDFAKLAEAYGIRGITLTDKAKLHETVKEVLAHPGPVLLEARVYHEEGVFPMIPSGGAAEDMIIENPRETVAGD
- a CDS encoding FdhF/YdeP family oxidoreductase, which codes for MKKGWSPETWVSLRPFGLGLQKPNNFLEVFRAIGENADNLEYAWRILRDGVCDGCALGTRGLRDWTIEGIHLCNIRLRLLRLNTMGPLKAEVLRNVEDLKSRSSAELRALGRLPYPMRRRRGEAGFTRISWDEALDRIAWRLCKTPPEKMGFYLTSRGTPNETYYVVQKAVRALGSNNIDNAARICHSPSTVALKAALGVAATTCSYRDLIGTDLVVFFGSNPAVNQPVMMKYLYYAKKAGTQVVCVNPYLEPAMRHYWVPSDPESALFGTKITDRFFQVQPGGDSAFITGTLKHLIEQGWLNQAFIAEHTEGFEALADQVKQTPWEALESLSGLSKAEMLEFALLLAKADRAVLVWSMGITQHRSGEESVQSIINLGLARGYLGREGCGLMPIRGHSGVQGGAEMGAYATVFPGGLPINAETAAALEKAWGFAVPSQPGLTVTEMLEGGLEVLWSVGGNFLETLPSPAQAEAHLAQVPLRVHQDIVLSSQMLVEPAEEVILLPATTRYEIPGGCSETTTERRVVFSPEIPGPRLPEARWEGEVFQEVVARMCRPELAEKVRFADTAAVRAEIARVVPLYDGIQHLKARGDAFQYGGPHLCPGGVCPTPSGRARFLPVALPQSAVPEGAFRLVTRRGKQFNSMVHEATDPINGAPREAVLMNPSDLERLGLKPGQPVWLHNPFGTLAGRVFAAEVRPGSLQVHWPEGNVLIDPRLRSSQAKIPAYKEAYVYIHTQPPPQSPHPNPAAAD
- the ilvC gene encoding ketol-acid reductoisomerase translates to MKIYYDQDADIGFIKDKTVAILGFGSQGHAHALNLRDSGIKVVVGLRPGSRNEEKARKAGLEVLPVGEAVRKADVVMILLPDETQGAVYRAEVEPNLKEGAAIAFAHGFNIHFGQIKPRRDLDVWMVAPKGPGHLVRSEYEKGSGVPSLVAVYQDASGSAFPTALAYAKANGGTRAGTIATTFKDETETDLFGEQTVLCGGLTQLIAAGFETLVEAGYPPEMAYFECLHEVKLIVDLIYESGFAGMRYSISNTAEYGDYTRGPMVINREETKARMREVLRQIQQGEFAREWMLENVVGQPTLNANRNYWKDHPIEQVGPKLRAMMPFLKSRFSKEEVGS
- a CDS encoding 2-isopropylmalate synthase; translation: MRHIRIFDTTLRDGEQSPGVALSLQQKLEIAHGLAWLNVDIIEAGFPVNGASEFECVSRIAAEVKGPVICGLARTHKLDIERAAAALEKAEKKRIHVFTSASKVHLEYMLRKTPEEILEISDAMVRYARQFTDDVEFSAQDVMRADFDFVMKLYETAINAGATTINIPDTTGYGTPQEYGALIKRIYDEVVRGRDVHISAHCHDDLGMATANSLAAVENGATQIECTINGIGERAGNTALEEVVMALYVRRDHYKAHTRINTRELYRMSRMVERYTGMVVQPNKAIVGDNAFAHESGIHQDGVIKNKETYEIMNAELVGRQAAVLVLGKHSGRAAVKKALADLGYKLDDTQIGTIFARFREIVERKGPIETEELRALVESESVSTPHLFNLEKLQFFSGYGMLPTATISLETPKGVVTTTAIGDGPVDAVYKALSEAIGFKPELELYRVESVTGSTEALGEVTVKLKLGEVMATGHGISPDIIEASARAYLDAANKLAAGQSARHPKSLEEVQRSGLGK
- a CDS encoding alpha/beta hydrolase translates to MGSIPPLPGLVSTMVETPRLKTHVLLRGPSDGVPVLLIHGNASSNTFWEETMLALPDGFRAIAPDLRGYGDTEDKLVDATRGCMDWVDDLLGLMDLLGYARFHAAGHSLGGSVVWAMLAAAPERIHTATVIAPGSPFGFGGTKDILGTPCAPDFAGSGAGIVNPEFARLIAEGYRGSEFQAAPRNVMNSFYWKPPFRHPREEALLSGVLSEKIGPDKYPGDAEPSPHWPGVAPGKWGPANAISPKYVGDSVQRMLSAPSKPPILWVRGSDDPIVGDMSLFNMGTLGKLGVVPGWPGDEVHPPQPMVGQTRYVLEQYRANGGSFREEVIPDTGHSPHMEKPHIFNPLFHAHLQSV
- a CDS encoding arginine-tRNA-protein transferase, with the protein product MVPYLNEYFLAAEVEPKTMDRLWAEGWRHFGEYFFRYSQTRSHTVLPLRVRLAGFVLRRSQQRVLKKNQDIQVKLQPAFVNAQVEALFARHKTRFSHSIPKSIYNFISRHPAHIPCRCHSLTLHHQGRLVGISYLDEGAQATSSVYQCFDPDLSKRSLGILMILHSILLSRAWGKAYYYPGYAYPEPSEYDYKKRLGALEYFDWQGHWLEFEDTPTPQSGR